In the Kribbella sp. NBC_00482 genome, one interval contains:
- the mutM gene encoding bifunctional DNA-formamidopyrimidine glycosylase/DNA-(apurinic or apyrimidinic site) lyase, whose translation MPELPEVEVVRRGLVGFLTGRTVETVEVLHPRPVRRHAAGPEDFVSRLKGQVFAEPARRGKYLWLPLTSGDAVLTHLGMSGQFRVQPVGAPDEPHLRVRFRFADGGGEVRFVDQRMFGGLSYSEGGAELPAEIAHIARDPFDPLFDPELATAKIRRRRTGLKRALLDQTAISGIGNIYADEALWRAKLHYARATETLKPLQIRGILEQAHAVMAEALTVGGTSFDALYVNVNGESGYFERGLNVYGQEGSPCPRDGRPIRREPFMNRSSYRCPKCQPVPRHVRW comes from the coding sequence GTGCCGGAGCTCCCTGAGGTAGAAGTCGTACGACGGGGCCTGGTGGGTTTCCTCACCGGGCGGACCGTCGAGACCGTCGAGGTGCTGCACCCCCGCCCGGTACGGCGTCATGCCGCCGGCCCGGAGGACTTCGTCTCGCGGCTCAAGGGACAGGTTTTCGCCGAGCCGGCCCGGCGCGGCAAGTACCTGTGGCTGCCGTTGACGTCCGGTGACGCGGTATTGACACACCTCGGAATGAGTGGTCAGTTCCGGGTCCAGCCGGTCGGCGCGCCCGACGAACCGCATCTGCGGGTCCGTTTCCGGTTCGCCGACGGCGGCGGAGAGGTCCGTTTTGTGGACCAGCGGATGTTCGGTGGTCTGTCGTACTCCGAGGGCGGTGCCGAACTGCCCGCCGAGATCGCCCATATCGCCCGCGACCCGTTCGATCCTCTGTTCGATCCGGAGCTGGCGACGGCCAAGATCCGGCGCCGCCGGACCGGTCTCAAACGAGCGCTGCTGGACCAGACCGCGATCAGCGGAATCGGCAACATCTACGCCGACGAAGCGTTGTGGCGGGCCAAACTGCACTACGCCCGGGCGACAGAAACGCTGAAACCCTTACAAATAAGGGGCATCCTCGAGCAGGCGCACGCTGTGATGGCCGAGGCACTGACCGTTGGCGGCACCAGCTTCGACGCCCTGTACGTCAACGTGAACGGGGAATCCGGGTACTTCGAACGCGGCCTGAACGTCTACGGGCAGGAGGGATCCCCGTGCCCGCGGGACGGCCGGCCGATCCGTCGCGAGCCGTTCATGAACCGTTCGTCGTACCGGTGCCCGAAATGTCAGCCGGTTCCGCGCCATGTCCGCTGGTGA
- the rnc gene encoding ribonuclease III, which yields MNSANETGLYAELNQRLGVSLADELLEHAFTHRSYAYENGGLPTNERLEFLGDSVLSIIVTESLFRNHPDLSEGRLAKLRAAVVNMRALAGVARDLNLGKYLRLGRGEEATGGRDKSSILADCVEALIGAVYLDRGFETAGQVVHTMFDDLMESSARLGAGLDWKTSLQELVAQLGVGVPEYVIAESGPDHAKTFEARVRIGSDTYGHGIGRSKKEAEQQAAETAWKALRAAHPDSVDPSQS from the coding sequence GTGAACTCTGCCAACGAAACGGGGCTCTACGCCGAGCTGAACCAGCGGCTCGGCGTATCGCTGGCTGACGAGCTACTGGAGCACGCCTTCACCCACCGCTCGTACGCGTACGAGAACGGTGGGCTGCCGACGAACGAGCGGCTGGAGTTCCTCGGGGACTCCGTGCTCAGCATCATCGTCACGGAGTCGCTGTTCCGTAACCATCCGGACCTGTCCGAGGGCCGGCTGGCCAAGCTTCGCGCCGCGGTGGTCAACATGCGCGCGCTCGCCGGTGTCGCCCGCGATCTCAACCTGGGCAAGTACCTGCGGCTCGGCCGCGGCGAAGAGGCCACCGGCGGGCGGGACAAGTCGTCGATCCTCGCCGACTGCGTCGAGGCGCTGATCGGCGCCGTCTACCTGGACCGCGGGTTCGAGACTGCCGGTCAGGTCGTGCACACGATGTTCGACGACCTGATGGAGTCCTCGGCCCGGCTCGGCGCCGGCCTGGACTGGAAGACGTCGCTGCAGGAGCTGGTCGCCCAGCTCGGCGTCGGCGTCCCCGAGTACGTGATCGCGGAGTCCGGACCGGACCACGCGAAGACGTTCGAGGCCCGGGTCCGGATCGGCTCCGACACCTACGGCCACGGCATCGGCCGGAGCAAGAAGGAAGCCGAGCAGCAGGCCGCCGAGACCGCCTGGAAGGCCCTGCGCGCCGCGCATCCCGACAGCGTGGACCCCTCGCAGTCCTGA
- the rpmF gene encoding 50S ribosomal protein L32: MAVPKRKMSRSNTRSRRAQWKTTAPSLVTCVNPACRAKHLQHTVCPNCGQYGAKGERRQVVES; encoded by the coding sequence GTGGCCGTTCCGAAGCGGAAGATGTCGCGCAGCAACACCCGGAGCCGCCGGGCGCAGTGGAAGACGACTGCCCCGTCGCTGGTCACCTGCGTGAACCCCGCCTGCCGCGCGAAGCACCTGCAGCACACCGTCTGCCCGAACTGCGGCCAGTACGGTGCCAAGGGCGAGCGTCGCCAGGTCGTCGAGAGCTAA
- a CDS encoding YceD family protein: MIDTHELSRRAGSQREVTFSSPAPAELGIDVIGVPEGDPIQFDLRLEAVVEGVLVTGTAAGRLVGECARCLVDIEDEFLADVQELYVYPESEAEPDEASRMEGDLIDLEPALRDQVVLALPFQPLCTDDCPGLCPDCGVRLADEPGHKHEDRSDPRWAALGGLLTQDEQD, from the coding sequence GTGATCGATACGCACGAGCTGAGCCGCCGCGCAGGGTCCCAACGCGAAGTCACCTTCTCGAGTCCGGCGCCGGCGGAACTCGGAATCGACGTGATCGGCGTCCCCGAAGGCGACCCGATCCAGTTCGATCTACGGCTGGAAGCGGTGGTCGAAGGGGTGCTCGTCACCGGAACGGCCGCCGGCCGTCTGGTCGGGGAGTGCGCGCGGTGCCTGGTCGATATCGAGGACGAGTTCCTCGCTGACGTCCAGGAGCTGTACGTCTACCCGGAGAGCGAAGCCGAGCCGGACGAGGCCAGCCGGATGGAGGGCGATCTGATCGACCTCGAGCCGGCGCTGAGGGACCAGGTGGTGCTCGCACTACCGTTCCAGCCGTTGTGTACGGACGACTGTCCGGGTCTGTGCCCCGACTGCGGGGTACGCCTGGCGGACGAGCCCGGCCACAAGCACGAGGACCGGTCCGACCCACGCTGGGCCGCCCTCGGCGGACTGCTCACGCAGGACGAGCAGGACTGA
- the coaD gene encoding pantetheine-phosphate adenylyltransferase, translating to MVKAVFPGTFDPPTVGHLDVITRAAAAFDELIVATGVNQSKNRLFGPPERIEMLTELVEPFPNVRIGSFEGLVVDYCRAEGAEVMVKGLRSAADYDYELQMAQLNRRMTGVDTFFLPTAPEHAFISSSWVKEIARLGGDVSTFVTPAVHARLLNTL from the coding sequence ATGGTTAAGGCGGTCTTTCCAGGCACTTTCGACCCGCCGACAGTCGGGCATCTCGACGTCATCACCCGGGCGGCTGCCGCCTTCGACGAGCTGATCGTCGCGACCGGGGTGAATCAATCGAAGAACCGGCTGTTCGGGCCGCCGGAACGGATCGAGATGCTCACCGAGCTGGTCGAGCCGTTCCCGAACGTCCGGATCGGCTCCTTCGAGGGGCTCGTGGTCGACTACTGCCGGGCCGAGGGCGCCGAAGTCATGGTGAAAGGCCTGCGCTCGGCGGCCGACTACGACTACGAACTGCAGATGGCGCAGCTGAACCGGCGAATGACCGGCGTCGACACGTTCTTCCTGCCGACCGCGCCGGAACACGCCTTCATCTCGTCCAGCTGGGTCAAGGAGATCGCCCGCCTCGGCGGCGACGTCAGCACGTTCGTGACGCCGGCCGTTCACGCACGGTTACTGAACACGCTGTGA
- the rsmD gene encoding 16S rRNA (guanine(966)-N(2))-methyltransferase RsmD: protein MTRVIGGVAGGRRIGVPAGSGTRPTADRVREALFSSLESEFGSFHGLAVLDLYAGSGAIGLEALSRGAAKTVLVESDRTAAEVIAANIKVVGLPGATLLTRPVEKVTAGDAPAVFDLVFADPPYKLETAELQDVLTDLVAHGWLADDAVVVVERGKREPWDWPEGFAALRDRKYGEARLWYGHRHG from the coding sequence GTGACACGCGTGATCGGGGGAGTGGCTGGTGGGCGGCGGATCGGCGTGCCTGCGGGGAGTGGGACGCGGCCGACGGCGGATCGGGTGCGTGAGGCGCTGTTCTCGTCGCTCGAGTCGGAGTTCGGCAGCTTCCACGGGCTCGCGGTCCTCGACCTGTACGCCGGATCCGGCGCGATCGGGCTGGAGGCGCTGTCCCGGGGTGCCGCGAAGACCGTGCTGGTCGAATCGGACCGGACAGCGGCCGAGGTGATCGCGGCCAACATCAAGGTCGTGGGGCTGCCCGGTGCGACGCTGCTGACCCGGCCGGTCGAGAAGGTCACAGCGGGTGACGCTCCCGCGGTGTTCGACCTGGTGTTCGCGGACCCGCCGTACAAGCTGGAGACTGCCGAGCTCCAGGACGTGCTGACCGACCTCGTGGCGCACGGCTGGCTCGCCGACGACGCGGTCGTGGTCGTCGAACGCGGGAAACGCGAGCCGTGGGACTGGCCCGAGGGGTTCGCCGCGCTGCGGGACCGCAAGTACGGCGAGGCCCGCCTTTGGTACGGTCACCGGCATGGTTAA
- the recG gene encoding ATP-dependent DNA helicase RecG: MKTDMDRKLRDFLGAKTAKTFADVLEIETVGELLRHYPRRYLKKGELTPFDELEVGDQATVSGRVKKVSARALDTKVEIRPDDVHKFRKKRTITKVVVTDGRNDLELAFFNQPWLLTKLTPGTAALFWGEVTMFRDIMQLKGPGTEILDEEDLTEAEIERRARPFRPLYPATGKLPTATIERSVKIVLDSLDDRVDDPVPDVVLRNEKLLGLRDALQKVHLPDTEKDIHDAQQRFRFEEALVMQTILAQRRAVMDAQSAVPRPRQASGLLDEFDQRLPFELTDGQIEVGEEIFADLARSHPMHRLLQGEVGSGKTVVALRAMLSVVDNGGQAALLAPTEVLAVQHHKTLTKMLGDLAEQGMLGGAEHATKIGLLTGSLNAASRRTAMLDAASGAAGIVVGTHALLEDKVQFADLGLVVVDEQHRFGVEQRAALSAKSGENTPHVLVMTATPIPRTVAMTVFGDLAVSTLTQLPAGRSPIQSSVVPAKERPDWLQRAWARVREEVGKGHQAYVVCPRIGDDVKNAKDEEGELLETDEGGKKQARPPISVMQVSEALAEILHDLRVEILHGRLPADEKDAVMSRFAAGEIDVLIATTVIEVGVDVPNASTMVIMDADRFGISQLHQLRGRVGRGKVPGLCLLVTDLWAGSRSYGRLDAVASTTDGFELSRIDLETRREGDVLGVAQSGRRSSLKLLSVLRDEDIILAARHEATRIVGVDPALSEFPELLTIVRAALQSDTTDYLEKT, from the coding sequence CGGCACTACCCGCGGCGCTACCTGAAGAAGGGCGAGCTGACCCCCTTCGACGAACTCGAGGTCGGTGACCAGGCGACTGTCAGCGGCCGGGTCAAGAAGGTCTCGGCCCGCGCGCTGGACACCAAGGTCGAGATCCGGCCCGACGACGTCCACAAGTTCCGCAAGAAGCGGACGATCACCAAGGTCGTGGTCACCGACGGCCGCAACGACCTGGAGCTGGCGTTCTTCAACCAGCCCTGGCTGCTGACCAAGCTGACCCCCGGCACCGCCGCCCTGTTCTGGGGCGAGGTGACGATGTTCCGCGACATCATGCAGCTGAAGGGCCCCGGCACCGAGATCCTCGACGAGGAAGACCTCACCGAGGCCGAGATCGAACGCCGGGCGCGGCCGTTCCGCCCGCTCTACCCGGCGACCGGGAAGTTGCCGACCGCAACGATCGAGCGATCGGTCAAGATCGTCCTGGACAGCCTCGACGACCGCGTCGACGACCCTGTCCCGGACGTGGTCCTGCGCAACGAGAAGCTGCTCGGTCTCCGGGACGCCCTGCAGAAGGTGCACCTTCCGGACACCGAGAAGGACATCCACGACGCGCAGCAGCGGTTCCGGTTCGAGGAAGCGCTGGTGATGCAGACGATCCTCGCCCAGCGCCGCGCGGTGATGGACGCGCAGAGCGCCGTACCGCGGCCGCGGCAGGCCAGTGGACTGCTCGACGAGTTCGACCAGCGGCTGCCGTTCGAGCTGACCGACGGGCAGATCGAGGTGGGGGAGGAGATCTTCGCCGACCTCGCCCGGTCGCATCCCATGCACCGGCTGCTGCAGGGCGAGGTCGGCTCCGGCAAGACCGTGGTCGCGCTGCGGGCGATGCTGTCCGTGGTCGACAACGGAGGCCAGGCCGCCCTGCTCGCGCCGACCGAAGTGCTGGCCGTCCAGCACCACAAGACGCTCACCAAGATGCTCGGTGACCTGGCCGAGCAGGGCATGCTCGGCGGCGCGGAGCACGCCACCAAGATCGGTCTGCTGACCGGTTCGCTGAACGCGGCCTCCCGCCGTACGGCGATGCTCGACGCGGCCAGCGGTGCCGCCGGGATCGTGGTCGGGACGCACGCCCTGCTCGAGGACAAGGTCCAGTTCGCGGATCTCGGGCTCGTGGTGGTCGACGAGCAGCACCGCTTCGGGGTCGAGCAGCGGGCCGCGCTGAGCGCGAAATCCGGCGAGAACACGCCGCACGTGCTGGTGATGACCGCGACACCGATCCCGCGGACGGTGGCGATGACGGTGTTCGGCGACCTCGCGGTCTCGACGCTGACCCAGCTGCCGGCCGGGCGGTCGCCGATCCAGTCGTCCGTGGTCCCCGCCAAGGAGCGGCCGGACTGGTTGCAGCGGGCCTGGGCGCGGGTCCGCGAGGAGGTCGGCAAGGGCCACCAGGCGTACGTCGTGTGCCCGCGGATCGGGGACGACGTCAAGAACGCGAAGGACGAGGAAGGCGAGCTCCTCGAGACCGACGAAGGCGGCAAGAAGCAGGCCCGGCCGCCGATCTCGGTGATGCAGGTGTCCGAGGCGCTCGCGGAGATCCTGCACGACCTGCGCGTCGAGATCCTGCACGGACGGCTGCCGGCCGACGAGAAGGACGCGGTGATGTCCCGGTTCGCGGCCGGGGAGATCGACGTACTGATCGCGACCACGGTCATCGAGGTCGGCGTCGACGTACCGAACGCCTCGACGATGGTGATCATGGACGCCGACCGGTTCGGCATCTCGCAGCTCCACCAGTTGCGCGGCCGGGTCGGCCGGGGCAAGGTCCCCGGGCTGTGCCTGCTGGTCACGGACCTGTGGGCGGGATCGAGGTCGTACGGGCGCCTGGACGCGGTCGCGTCGACGACCGACGGGTTCGAGCTGTCGCGGATCGACCTGGAGACCCGCCGTGAGGGCGACGTGCTCGGTGTCGCGCAGTCCGGGCGACGCAGCAGCCTCAAACTGCTGAGCGTGCTGCGGGACGAGGACATCATCCTCGCGGCCCGGCACGAAGCCACCAGGATCGTCGGGGTCGACCCCGCCCTGTCCGAGTTCCCGGAACTGCTCACAATCGTGCGCGCCGCACTGCAGTCCGACACAACCGACTACCTGGAGAAGACGTGA